One Etheostoma cragini isolate CJK2018 chromosome 6, CSU_Ecrag_1.0, whole genome shotgun sequence DNA window includes the following coding sequences:
- the fam171a1 gene encoding protein FAM171A1 isoform X2, which translates to MVYEDVVEIVSGLQGFKHQPSVYFQRRALSLPSNTSYANLTALLTVASSPSHIQHFPHLQVLSGNGTGTEKGFELTPVAAISVHLLASDGVELQVNEPITVSVPLPADSGLKENDHIPAWRFDPRLGAWIKSSWGHVQREGNQLSLTYIAPQLGYWVAAMSPLHSGPVFAKDISTYHTVFLLAILGGMALLLLCLLCLLLYYCRRRCLKPRASRRKLTMSSGLDGSKRDQATSMSHLNLISNEVQLELVSTATEPDMTTPMLKPSSYEHQDNHRQHSLIHHSKHSRSSLGNNSHHGSSLGNLTPRSRDYRQSVETFQLKAALSCETDRGYRQSYTSVCSSSNPISDALSSANHRQVLANQMSSIGIVDCISPSSPPNSPIRGEVCDCRAPEYLLSRSVDHLERPSPPLLSRPGQLLCCGSVDLLSGGEGYPRVRPTLVIPAHYMRLPGEHPLSGQALLLQTDQQSDLETIQAELNASHSQQPLGQTPIDCPPRPTKQGDGERHGLSESLSIPAALGETGLVEINSEDTLLAEKTLMELRGGKPLPHPRAWFVSLDGRSNAHIRHSYIDLQRAGCHSNTPGGGGQQGNVSGGRRGNDASLDSGVDLNEPRVGRKGRDGGREERDIEKNRVKGTAPAMAYTQLVYVDDLEGGGNEEEMPKFSPQDSKTGPILSDKAGGQRGDQVQGDVEGKRVEEVHIQEEPPSLSSSSSASPPPLPTPEEETFRTDHALLSVSPDDEAAHEDGEEEEEKKSPWQKREERPLLALNLK; encoded by the exons ATGGTGTATGAAGATGTTGTGGAGATTGTTTCAGGCTTACAag GTTTCAAGCATCAGCCCAGTGTTTATTTCCAGCGCAGAGCTCTGAGTCTTCCCTCCAACACATCTTACGCCAACCTTACAGCTCTGCTCACCGTGGCCAGTTCCCCCTCGCACATCCAGCACTTTCCCCACCTGCAGGTCCTCAGCGGCAACGGCACAG GGACCGAAAAGGGATTTGAGTTGACTCCTGTAGCGGCCATCTCTGTTCACTTATTGGCCAGCGACGGAGTGGAGCTGCAGGTGAATGAGCCAATCACGGTCTCTGTCCCCCTGCCGGCTGACAGTGGCCTGAAGGAAAATGATCACATCCCTGCCTGGAGATTTGACCCACGATTGG gtgcCTGGATAAAGAGCAGTTGGGGTCACGTGCAGCGTGAGGGCAACCAGCTCTCTTTGACCTACATTGCTCCTCAGTTGGGATATTGGGTGGCCGCCATGTCGCCACTACACTCAG GTCCAGTGTTTGCGAAGGACATCAGCACATACCACACTGTGTTCCTGTTGGCTATACTGGGAGGCATGGCTCTCCTCCTGCTCTGCCTGCTCTGCCTCCTGTTGTACTACTGCAG GCGTCGTTGTTTGAAGCCTCGAGCGTCTCGCCGCAAGCTCACAATGTCCTCTGGTCTGGACGGCAGTAAGAGGGACCAAGCCACCTCCATGTCCCATCTGAACCTCATCAGCAATGAG GTGCAGCTGGAACTTGTTTCCACAGCGACTGAGCCCGATATGACCACACCAATGCTGAAGCCTTCTTCATATGAGCACCAAGACAATCATCGTCAACACAGCCTAATCCATCACAGCAAACACAGCCGCTCCTCGCTCGGCAACAACAGCCACCACGGCTCATCTCTCGGCAATCTGACGCCTCGCAGCAGAGACTACCGCCAGTCCGTGGAGACGTTCCAATTAAAGGCTGCCCTTTCATGCGAAACAGACAGAGGCTACCGTCAATCATATACCTCTGTCTGCTCTTCCAGCAACCCGATTTCAGATGCACTGTcgtcagccaatcacagacaggTGTTGGCTAATCAGATGAGCAGTATTGGGATTGTTGATTGCATCTCACCATCCTCTCCTCCCAACTCCCCCATTAGAGGGGAGGTATGTGATTGCAGAGCTCCTGAATACCTTCTGTCCCGCTCTGTGGACCACCTGGAGCGTCCCAGCCCCCCGTTGCTCTCCCGGCCGGGCCAGCTGCTGTGCTGCGGCTCTGTGGACCTGCTGAGTGGAGGAGAAGGCTACCCGAGAGTGCGTCCTACACTGGTGATCCCAGCGCACTACATGCGTCTGCCTGGGGAGCACCCTCTGTCTGGTCAGGCCCTCCTGCTTCAGACTGACCAGCAGAGTGACTTGGAGACCATCCAGGCTGAGCTCAATGCCTCACATTCCCAGCAGCCCCTGGGGCAAACCCCCATTGACTGCCCCCCACGTCCCACCAAGCAGGGGGACGGAGAAAGGCACGGCCTGTCAGAGTCTCTGTCTATCCCAGCAGCGCTTGGGGAAACGGGTCTGGTGGAAATAAACAGTGAGGACACCTTGTTGGCTGAAAAGACTTTAATGGAGCTCAGAGGAGGTAAGCCTTTGCCTCACCCACGAGCCTGGTTTGTCTCACTCGATGGACGCTCCAACGCTCATATTCGCCACTCCTACATCGATCTCCAACGGGCAGGGTGCCACAGCAACACGCCAGGTGGAGGAGGTCAGCAAGGTAATGTCAGCGGTGGGAGGCGTGGCAATGATGCCAGTCTGGACTCTGGTGTGGACCTGAACGAGCCCAGAGTGGGTCGCAAGGGGAGAGACGGAGGACGGGAGGAAAGAGATATTGAGAAAAACAGGGTGAAGGGGACAGCACCAGCCATGGCCTACACTCAGCTGGTGTATGTGGATGATCTGGAGGGGGGAGGCAACGAGGAGGAGATGCCCAAATTCAGCCCACAGGACAGTAAAACAGGACCCATCTTGTCAGACAAAGCTGGGGGTCAGAGAGGGGATCAGGTGCAGGGGGATGTGGAGGGGAAAAGAGTAGAGGAAGTACACATACAAGAGGAACCGCCCTCActttcctcttcatcctctgcttctcctcctcccctgccAACACCTGAGGAAGAGACGTTCAGGACTGATCATGCGCTTCTTTCAGTCTCTCCGGATGACGAAGCAGCACAtgaggatggagaggaggaggaggaaaagaagagtCCTTGGCAGAAGAGAGAGGAGCGACCCCTGTTGGCTTTGAACCTAAAATGA
- the nmt2 gene encoding glycylpeptide N-tetradecanoyltransferase 2 yields the protein MMAEDSESAASQQSLELDDQDTCGIDGDNEEENEHMQGSPGGDLGAKRKKKKQKRKKEKPSSGGAKSDSASDSQEIKNPGLPIQKLQDIQRAMELLSCQGPAKSIDEAAKHKYQFWDTQPVPKLNEVVTSHGPIEADKENIRQEPYSLPQGFMWDTLDLSNADVLKELYTLLNENYVEDDDNMFRFDYSPNFLKWALRPPGWLPQWHCGVRVSSNKKLVGFISAIPADIRIYDTLKKMVEINFLCVHKKLRSKRVAPVLIREITRRVNIEGIFQAVYTAGVVLPKPVSTCRYWHRSLNPRKLVEVKFSHLSRNMTLQRTMKLYRLPDSTKTTGLRPMERRDIRQVTELLQKFLRRFQLAPSMGEEEVAHWFFPQDNIIDTFVVEGAGGLLTDFVSFYTLPSTVMHHPLHRSLKAAYSFYNVHTQTPLLDLMNDALILAKLKGFDVFNALDLMENKVFLEKLKFGIGDGNLQYYLYNWKCPAMDPDKVGLVLQ from the exons atgatgGCGGAGGACAGTGAATCCGCGGCCAGTCAGCAGAGTCTGGAACTAGACGACCAGGATACCTGCGGGATAGACGGAGATAACGAAGAGGAGAATGAGCATATGCAAGG GAGTCCAGGGGGCGATTTGGGAgccaagaggaagaagaagaagcagaagaggaagaaagagaagccAAGCTCGGGGGGCGCCAAGTCCGACTCTGCCTCTGACTCTCAGGAGATAAAA AACCCTGGCTTGCCCATTCAGAAGCTGCAGGACATCCAAAGAGCCATGGAGCTGTTGTCCTGCCAGGGTCCAGCGAAGAGCATCGATGAAGCAGCCAAGCACAAGTACCAGTTCTGGGACACCCAGCCTGTGCCGAAGCTAA ATGAGGTGGTGACCAGTCACGGACCGATAGAAGCAGATAAAGAAAACATCAGACAGGAGCCATATTCCTTACCTCAAGGCTTTATGTGGGACACTCTGGATCTCAGCAATGCAGACGTA CTGAAGGAGTTGTACACATTGTTAAATGAAAACTATGTGGAGGACGACGACAACATGTTCAGATTTGATTATTCACCTAACTTTCTCAAATG GGCTCTGCGTCCACCCGGCTGGTTGCCACAGTGGCATTGTGGCGTGAGAGTGTCCTCGAATAAGAAGCTTGTTGGCTTCATCAGTGCCATCCCTGCAGATATACGCATCTATGACAC ACTGAAAAAGATGGTTGAAATCAACTTCCTCTGTGTCCATAAGAAGCTGCGGTCAAAGCGGGTTGCTCCGGTGCTAATAAGAGAGATCACACGGAGAGTGAACATAGAAGGAATATTTCAGGCAGTATATACAGCAGGAGTTGTACTGCCTAAACCTGTGTCCACATGCAG gTACTGGCATCGTTCTCTCAACCCCAGAAAGCTTGTGGAAGTTAAATTCTCCCACCTGAGCAGAAACATGACCCTGCAAAGAACCATGAAACTCTACAGACTACCAGAT AGCACCAAGACCACAGGTCTGCGGCCGATGGAGAGGCGTGACATTCGCCAGGTCACAGAGCTGCTACAGAAATTCCTGAGACGTTTTCAGCTTGCACCTTCTATGGGAGAAGAGGAGGTGGCTCACTGGTTCTTCCCACAGGACAACATCATTGATACATTTGTCGTGGAG GGTGCCGGTGGCTTACTGACAGATTTTGTTAGTTTCTACACTCTGCCCTCGACTGTGATGCATCACCCTCTCCATAGGAGCCTGAAGGCAGCGTACTCTTTTTACAACGTTCATACACAAACCCCACTGCTGGACTTAATGAATGATGCACTGATCCTGGCCAAGCTG aaaggttttgATGTGTTCAATGCCTTGGATCTAATGGAGAATAAGGTGTTCCTGGAGAAGCTCAAGTTTGGAATAGGAGATGGAAATCTGCAGTATTACCTCTACAACTGGAAATGTCCCGCTATGGACCCTGATAAG GTTGGCCTTGTCCTTCAGTAG
- the rpp38 gene encoding ribonuclease P protein subunit p38 translates to MATPRKPGKKEIKKYIPVKTSFTSPFSPKWGELPQEDMHFILKTLKDKLGSTGLEKKEVKVFRPWRKKNDLTPSTPSELVLKGSQDGQVQDSPKNGWTDVATRRQLSIGINEVTKALERNELRLLLVCKSVKPKHMTDHLIALSASRGVPACQVPRLSQSVSELLGLKSVLALGFRQCASKEDEVFTDTVDAITPRVPPLDLAWLQSAAPRVTPRDPVDMEEEEEEVGEKKGQKRKLESESQVVSGSPSSCTLQPLKVKKIVANPAKKRKKVKPVK, encoded by the coding sequence ATGGCCACTCCGAGAAAGCCAGgtaaaaaggaaatcaaaaagTATATTCCAGTCAAGACCTCCTTTACTTCACCATTCAGTCCAAAATGGGGTGAACTTCCTCAAGAAGACATGCATTTCATCCTGAAAACCCTGAAGGACAAGCTGGGTTCCACTGGACTTGAGAAAAAAGAGGTGAAAGTGTTTCGCCCGTGGAGGAAAAAGAATGATCTGACACCTTCTACCCCATCAGAACTTGTTCTTAAGGGGAGCCAGGATGGACAGGTGCAGGATTCTCCCAAAAACGGCTGGACAGATGTGGCAACTAGGAGACAACTGTCCATTGGCATCAACGAGGTCACCAAAGCTCTGGAGAGGAATGAGCTCAGACTGTTGCTTGTGTGCAAGTCTGTCAAGCCAAAACACATGACGGATCACCTGATAGCGCTGAGCGCATCCAGAGGTGTGCCGGCCTGCCAGGTGCCTCGTCTGAGCCAGAGTGTGTCGGAGCTGCTGGGGCTGAAAAGTGTCCTCGCTCTGGGATTCAGACAGTGTGCCTCCAAAGAGGACGAGGTGTTCACTGACACTGTTGATGCCATTACACCCAGAGTGCCCCCACTGGATCTCGCATGGTTACAAAGTGCAGCACCCAGAGTAACACCTCGAGACCCCGTTGacatggaagaggaggaggaggaagttgGTGAGAAGAAGGGTCAGAAAAGAAAACTTGAGAGTGAATCTCAGGTGGTTTCAGGATCTCCCTCTTCCTGCACTCTGCAGCctctcaaagtaaaaaaaatagttgctAACcctgcaaagaaaagaaaaaaggttaagCCAGTAAAATGA
- the acbd7 gene encoding acyl-CoA-binding domain-containing protein 7 has product MSPQAEFEKIAEDVKKVKTRPTDQELLDLYGLYKQAIVGDINSDRPVMDIKGKAKWDAWKSRKGMSQDSAMSAYITLAKEVISKYGL; this is encoded by the exons ATGTCTCCTCAG GCAGAGTTTGAGAAGATTGCAGAGGATGTGAAGAAGGTAAAGACAAGGCCTACGGAccaggagctgctggacctgtaTGGCCTTTATAAGCAGGCAATCGTAGGAGACATTAACAGCG ATAGACCAGTGATGGACATTAAAGGAAAAGCCAAGTGGGATGCCTGGAAATCCAGGAAAG GAATGTCCCAGGACAGTGCCATGTCAGCCTACATTACACTTGCAAAGGAAGTCATCAGTAAATATGGCTTGTAA